The sequence below is a genomic window from Myxococcus xanthus.
CCCGGGCGCGGCAGGTCGTGGAAGAAGTGCACGGTGAAGTCCACGCTGGCCGCCGCGTGGAAACCATCCACGCGCGAGAGCACCGACGGCGGATAGGCGTCCATCAACCCCACGCACAGCGGCGCGTCCAGCACCATGGGCTCACGCGGGCGAAGCCAACCGCCCGTCTCCGCCACGTCCGCGCCGGAGTACGGCGCCGAGCCCACGCAGAAGCGGTACTCGAAGAAGCTGCAGAAGGTGGGCATGGGCACGTCGTCCGGCACCACGGGGACGTCTTCCGGCGGCGGCACCACCGGGCGCTTCACGTCGAAGTACTCCGTCGCGCCGCCGCGCGAGGTGCCGAACGTGGCGGTGGCCACGCACAGCACACCCGCGGCGCTCTCGATGCGCGCCGTCGCGTGCGTGACGAGCCGCCCCGTCCGTTCGATGCGCGTCTGGATTTCCGCCTCCCCCTCCACCGCGGGCGCGCAGAAGTGCACGGTGAGCGTGCGCACGGGACGGCCCGGCTGCTGGGCCTGCGCCAGGGTGTGCTCCAACGCGCGCAGCGTCGACCCCGCGACGATGCCGCCATAGGCGCCCTTGCCCTGGTACCAGGGCGCGGTGAAGCGGATGCCGTAGCGGTTGGGAGAGAGTGGCTCGGGGGTGGTGGCAGCGAGGAAGGCAGCGGTCATGTCGCGCCGCAGCGTATCAACGCGGCCCCGGTGTGTCCGGCCCGAGTCTCTCGCGGCTCGCCGCCCCTTCAGGCGGACAGGCGCCAGTCGATGGGCGGACGGCCGTGGGACTCCAGCGCCTCATTCACGGCGCTGAAGGGACGGCTGCCGAAGAAGCCATTGCTGGCCGACAGCGGCGAGGGGTGTGTGCCCTCGATGACGACGTGCCGCTTCGAATCGATGAGCTTCTTCTTCTTCTGCGCGTAGCGGCCCCACAGCAGGAACACCACCGGGTCGTCCTTGGCGCTCACCGCGCGAATGACGGCGTCCGTGAAGTCCTCCCAGCCGTGCCCCGCGTGGCTGTTGGGCTTCGCCTGCCGCACCGTCAGCACCGCGTTGAGCAGCAGCACACCCTGCCGGGCCCAGGGAATCAGAGAGCCGTCCTTCGGGCGGGGCACGCCCACGTCGCTCTCCAGCTCCTTGAACATGTTAACCAGCGAGGGCGGCGGCGCCACCCCCGGCTTCACCGAGAAGGCCAGCCCATGCGCCTGTCCCGGCCCGTGGTAGGGGTCCTGGCCCAGCAGCAACACCCGCACGTCTTCATAGGGCGTGAGCCGG
It includes:
- a CDS encoding acyl-CoA thioesterase, whose protein sequence is MTAAFLAATTPEPLSPNRYGIRFTAPWYQGKGAYGGIVAGSTLRALEHTLAQAQQPGRPVRTLTVHFCAPAVEGEAEIQTRIERTGRLVTHATARIESAAGVLCVATATFGTSRGGATEYFDVKRPVVPPPEDVPVVPDDVPMPTFCSFFEYRFCVGSAPYSGADVAETGGWLRPREPMVLDAPLCVGLMDAYPPSVLSRVDGFHAAASVDFTVHFFHDLPRPGLREDAHFLRTGRSRQAAEGYSEDFQQLWTQEGELLAQCRQLVAVLG
- the ung gene encoding uracil-DNA glycosylase; amino-acid sequence: MLAEGLPEDWKQELRAALASPSFHELERFVEAERREATVFPSEEDLFSAFRLTPYEDVRVLLLGQDPYHGPGQAHGLAFSVKPGVAPPPSLVNMFKELESDVGVPRPKDGSLIPWARQGVLLLNAVLTVRQAKPNSHAGHGWEDFTDAVIRAVSAKDDPVVFLLWGRYAQKKKKLIDSKRHVVIEGTHPSPLSASNGFFGSRPFSAVNEALESHGRPPIDWRLSA